The following is a genomic window from Candidatus Palauibacter australiensis.
GGATCCTCGACTTCGTGGCCGGCGACTCCGAGTACTGGCACCTGACCGGCGCGGCGAACGTCGCGTACCTGAAGCCGCTGGCCGAGGACGCGGCGACGAACGTCGCGCTCGTCTGCGAGTCCGGTCGCATCTACTCCTTCCTTGTCTCCGAGGATGGCGAGAAGCCACCCCATCTGGTCGTCCGGGTGGAGGCGGGTGCGGAGGCGGAGGCCGCGTTCGACGCTCCCAGGTTCGTCGCCCGGAGCGAAGTCTCCGCCTACCGCGAGATGGCGGCCCAGGCCGTCGATGCCGCACGGCTGGCCCGCGCGGAGGCCGAGGCCGGGATCGTCGAGGCGCGGGAGCGGGCCGAGGCGGA
Proteins encoded in this region:
- a CDS encoding TrbG/VirB9 family P-type conjugative transfer protein codes for the protein ILDFVAGDSEYWHLTGAANVAYLKPLAEDAATNVALVCESGRIYSFLVSEDGEKPPHLVVRVEAGAEAEAAFDAPRFVARSEVSAYREMAAQAVDAARLARAEAEAGIVEARERAEAEIEAFRASYPERLRFEYRLDRDASERPFRVEAMWHDGEFTYLRSRAQESPALYELRDGEPSLVAFDLTEDGLYVARRVLGNGWLQIGDRRAGWRFEPAEGSR